In one window of Poriferisphaera corsica DNA:
- a CDS encoding lysylphosphatidylglycerol synthase transmembrane domain-containing protein, giving the protein MNLPPNTKKYLTTTIRLLVAVAGLTYIAYSLTWTDSILVPANYTLPSNITYAKATQLRIISHDQSSYLVQLKPTPQFPNIDSQITISDADLGEKLTDLQFRLGIISTMAEANYALLALGLLLIGIMFPVQGIRWWILLRCRGIIVHPFKAIRLTLVGLFFNFCMPGMTGGDVVKAYYAAKGSDNRSTAVMSVVFDRIAGLFGLIILGGIVGLFLLHNPLAQRITISIWILIAVITTLGIAYFSQHIRTLIGLKFLMDRMSPGNIFAKLDHATVAYKHHKKAVFSAILISIPIHLCQVTAVALAGYALQMQTPIGLMYCVLPVIFLAGSMPISYQGLGVMEGLGFAFLASDQFASNNQIVGMLLIMRIFFVIFAILSSFFVLRGNIQLQPQILEPVA; this is encoded by the coding sequence TTGAACCTGCCTCCCAACACAAAAAAGTATCTCACCACCACGATCCGACTCCTTGTCGCCGTTGCAGGCCTCACCTACATCGCCTACTCACTCACATGGACCGACTCCATTCTTGTTCCAGCCAACTACACCCTTCCCAGCAACATCACATACGCGAAAGCTACCCAGCTCAGAATCATCAGCCACGACCAGAGCAGCTACCTCGTTCAACTCAAACCAACCCCGCAATTCCCTAATATAGATAGCCAAATCACCATCTCGGATGCCGATCTTGGCGAGAAGCTCACGGACCTCCAATTCCGGCTCGGCATCATTTCCACAATGGCTGAAGCGAATTACGCTCTCCTCGCGCTTGGCTTGCTCCTCATCGGCATCATGTTCCCCGTTCAAGGCATCCGCTGGTGGATTCTCCTCCGTTGTCGCGGCATCATCGTCCACCCTTTCAAAGCAATCCGTCTCACACTCGTCGGGCTCTTCTTCAATTTCTGTATGCCCGGCATGACCGGCGGCGACGTCGTCAAAGCCTACTACGCCGCCAAAGGCTCAGATAACCGTTCGACCGCAGTCATGTCCGTCGTCTTCGATCGCATCGCCGGCCTCTTCGGTCTCATCATTCTCGGTGGTATCGTCGGCTTATTCCTCCTCCACAACCCTCTCGCACAGCGCATCACAATCAGCATCTGGATTCTCATCGCCGTCATCACAACCCTCGGCATCGCCTATTTCTCCCAACACATTCGTACCCTCATCGGCCTCAAATTCCTCATGGATCGCATGAGTCCCGGCAACATTTTTGCCAAACTAGACCATGCCACGGTCGCCTATAAACACCATAAAAAAGCAGTGTTTTCTGCCATCCTCATCAGCATACCCATCCACCTCTGCCAAGTCACCGCCGTCGCGCTCGCAGGCTACGCACTGCAAATGCAAACCCCCATCGGCCTCATGTACTGCGTTCTACCCGTCATCTTCCTCGCCGGTTCCATGCCCATTTCCTACCAGGGTCTCGGCGTCATGGAAGGCCTCGGCTTCGCCTTTCTCGCATCCGATCAATTCGCCAGCAACAACCAAATCGTCGGCATGCTCCTGATCATGCGCATCTTCTTCGTCATCTTCGCGATTCTTTCTTCTTTCTTCGTCCTTCGTGGCAACATCCAGCTCCAACCTCAAATATTAGAGCCAGTTGCGTGA
- a CDS encoding sugar phosphate isomerase/epimerase family protein, with protein sequence MNSSDLSLAPTVGPLVRQGMTFGESLKGLATIGFSSVQLDGTLSGMRARELSDRDRKDLAATVGRHGMRVAGIDLFIPRIHFNDTAHQDRAMDAFVQTMSLSADLGRVPVSVAIDAEGVEGDVLKGMLETADRLGVGLAIHGEDKLKALVGLIEEEDLPMLGCGLDPAAVMAFGGDAVKWVQEHGKVLKVGRLSDLSTVAVEQAGPRRVAAGNQDGGLDVMGYRLGCDMASGRVGPVVLDLRQLENGLTGAKIGKANWEDAAIRL encoded by the coding sequence TTGAATAGTTCAGATTTATCGTTGGCGCCCACAGTGGGGCCTTTGGTGCGTCAAGGCATGACGTTTGGTGAGTCGTTGAAAGGCTTGGCGACGATTGGATTTTCGAGCGTCCAGTTGGATGGGACATTGAGTGGTATGCGTGCGCGAGAGCTCTCGGATCGCGACCGTAAGGATTTAGCGGCAACGGTAGGTCGGCATGGGATGCGTGTGGCGGGGATCGATTTGTTTATCCCGCGGATACATTTCAACGACACGGCGCATCAGGATCGGGCGATGGATGCGTTTGTGCAGACGATGAGTTTGTCAGCAGATCTGGGGCGTGTGCCGGTTAGTGTGGCGATTGATGCTGAGGGTGTGGAGGGGGATGTACTGAAGGGAATGCTGGAGACGGCGGATCGTTTGGGTGTGGGCTTGGCGATCCATGGTGAGGATAAACTGAAAGCGCTGGTGGGGTTGATTGAAGAAGAGGACTTACCGATGCTTGGATGCGGGCTAGATCCTGCCGCAGTGATGGCGTTTGGGGGTGACGCGGTGAAGTGGGTGCAAGAACATGGAAAGGTGCTGAAAGTGGGGAGGTTGTCAGATTTGTCAACGGTGGCTGTGGAGCAGGCTGGGCCGCGACGCGTGGCGGCAGGAAATCAGGATGGCGGGTTGGATGTGATGGGGTATCGGCTGGGGTGCGATATGGCGAGTGGGCGTGTTGGGCCTGTGGTGCTGGACTTGCGACAATTGGAGAATGGGCTGACGGGAGCGAAGATCGGGAAGGCGAATTGGGAGGATGCGGCGATTCGTTTGTAG
- a CDS encoding choice-of-anchor Y domain-containing protein, which translates to MPLLFRCAAVAGCLLIGYSTVEGSMLYDASLNTSASAQGFTLGQNPPSGGASTATFNSDYTRIDSSGATGEQIGYFSLNPFAPAITHPGMLTVDAASGFTLNFNLMIEEESHVHGGRAGFSIIILDDNSKGMEIGFWDDEVFVYHDDTTGSLFTKGESAVFDTTTGMIDYELQVLGSSYQLKANGSKILTGAVRDYTAFSGPIDPYEYENFIFWGDDTGSASSISRLGSMEILASVPEPGTMMVLGGLLAGALARRRQ; encoded by the coding sequence ATGCCATTACTATTTCGATGTGCTGCAGTTGCAGGTTGTTTGCTGATCGGGTATTCAACCGTTGAGGGATCGATGTTGTATGACGCGTCGTTGAATACTTCAGCGAGTGCGCAGGGTTTTACACTGGGACAGAATCCGCCTTCGGGTGGCGCGTCAACTGCGACATTCAATTCGGATTACACGCGGATTGATTCGAGTGGGGCCACAGGCGAGCAGATTGGGTATTTTTCACTTAATCCATTTGCACCTGCCATCACCCACCCGGGGATGCTGACGGTTGATGCGGCAAGTGGATTTACGTTGAATTTCAATTTGATGATCGAGGAAGAATCACATGTCCATGGTGGGCGTGCTGGGTTCTCGATTATTATTTTGGACGACAACAGTAAGGGGATGGAGATTGGGTTCTGGGATGATGAAGTGTTTGTGTATCATGATGACACGACGGGATCGCTGTTTACCAAGGGCGAGTCCGCGGTGTTTGATACAACGACGGGGATGATTGATTATGAGTTGCAGGTATTGGGCAGCTCGTATCAGCTGAAAGCCAATGGGTCGAAGATATTGACTGGCGCGGTGCGTGATTACACAGCGTTTAGCGGGCCGATTGATCCGTATGAGTATGAAAATTTCATTTTTTGGGGTGATGACACTGGGTCAGCATCATCTATCTCTAGATTAGGCAGTATGGAGATCTTAGCAAGCGTACCTGAGCCAGGAACCATGATGGTGTTAGGCGGATTGTTGGCAGGCGCATTGGCCCGACGGCGCCAATAG
- a CDS encoding PEP-CTERM sorting domain-containing protein (PEP-CTERM proteins occur, often in large numbers, in the proteomes of bacteria that also encode an exosortase, a predicted intramembrane cysteine proteinase. The presence of a PEP-CTERM domain at a protein's C-terminus predicts cleavage within the sorting domain, followed by covalent anchoring to some some component of the (usually Gram-negative) cell surface. Many PEP-CTERM proteins exhibit an unusual sequence composition that includes large numbers of potential glycosylation sites. Expression of one such protein has been shown restore the ability of a bacterium to form floc, a type of biofilm.) — MPTISLTTLFRKTTLLCLSSLFASALLSTTSNAILLPDTSLDYFTKFQEVNGNNPTATITKGAYSVDFTGHIGIRPDGPLYFQDARSFWTEEDNIDSTAILSHAANHMQFVARDRVLPGNADPNGTISFFNASNSLINVDIEVYDALSNALLASDPNHGSNKSTITLSNDWVRYVITPTDNTQSISRLLLTNDDDTGRSAIDNFGFVVPEPASASLLALGTLSLFVRSRKKR, encoded by the coding sequence ATGCCAACAATATCACTCACCACATTATTTAGGAAAACAACTTTACTTTGTCTCAGTTCTTTATTCGCTTCAGCATTACTATCGACGACTTCAAACGCCATACTTCTTCCTGACACATCACTTGATTACTTCACAAAATTCCAGGAAGTCAACGGCAACAACCCCACTGCGACCATCACTAAAGGCGCATACAGCGTCGATTTCACCGGCCACATCGGTATACGACCCGATGGGCCGCTCTACTTTCAGGACGCTCGTTCATTCTGGACTGAAGAAGACAATATTGACAGTACAGCTATCCTAAGCCATGCCGCCAATCACATGCAATTCGTCGCGCGTGATCGTGTCCTGCCCGGCAACGCGGATCCCAACGGCACAATCTCTTTTTTCAACGCTTCAAATAGCCTGATCAACGTGGATATCGAAGTCTATGACGCACTCTCCAATGCGTTACTCGCCTCTGACCCCAACCACGGCTCAAACAAGTCAACCATCACGCTCAGCAACGATTGGGTCCGCTACGTCATCACACCAACGGATAACACACAATCAATCTCTCGCCTACTGCTCACCAACGATGACGACACCGGCCGCAGCGCCATCGATAATTTCGGCTTCGTCGTTCCCGAACCTGCAAGCGCATCACTACTCGCGCTCGGTACGCTCAGCCTCTTTGTTCGTTCACGTAAAAAACGCTGA
- a CDS encoding universal stress protein — MSKSRILVAVSSPWASEKLLGPVADLASRLGSDVVIAHVATLQDEDEHESDATNRGEQTLKLLTESLADKGINSEGIMLFSDDTSKAILNTAHARQCTMILLGLTGKGVLKRLIAGDVPGNLIRQTDLPVLLLPANWNGNL; from the coding sequence TTGAGTAAAAGCCGCATCCTTGTAGCAGTGAGTTCACCGTGGGCCAGCGAAAAGCTGTTGGGCCCTGTCGCGGATTTAGCGTCCCGGTTGGGATCGGATGTGGTGATTGCCCATGTGGCAACACTTCAGGATGAAGATGAGCATGAATCGGATGCGACGAATCGAGGCGAGCAGACACTGAAGCTGCTGACTGAATCGCTGGCGGATAAGGGCATCAACAGTGAGGGGATCATGCTGTTTTCGGATGACACATCAAAGGCGATCTTAAACACCGCTCACGCACGGCAATGCACCATGATTTTGCTTGGGCTAACAGGTAAGGGCGTATTAAAGCGATTGATCGCGGGAGACGTGCCGGGGAATCTGATTCGCCAGACAGACTTGCCGGTGTTGCTGCTGCCTGCGAACTGGAATGGGAACTTGTAG